Proteins co-encoded in one Setaria viridis chromosome 9, Setaria_viridis_v4.0, whole genome shotgun sequence genomic window:
- the LOC117835886 gene encoding peroxidase 56: MAVRVLPLPPVLVLPLLLALVASVHGYGGYGDGKLRVGFYKDSCPDAEAIVREIVAKAVHKDPTANAPLLRLHFHDCFVRGCEGSVLINSTKGNTAEKDAKPNHTLDAFDVIDDIKEALEKRCPGTVSCADILAIAARDAVSLATKVVAKGEWSKDGNLYEVETGRRDGSVSSAKEAVKNLPDSFDGIRKLIKRFASKNLSLKDLTVLSGAHAIGKSHCPSIAKRLRNFTENRDSDPTLDRAYADRLRRRCWRPKDKTTELEMVPGSSETFDTAYYGLVTKRRGLFHSDEALLRNDVTKGLVYRYRDSPETTFLRDFGVSMVNMGRVGVLTGSQGEIRKKCAFVN; this comes from the exons ATGGCAGTGCGagtgcttcctcttcctccagtGCTCGTGCTTCCTCTGCTCCTGGCTCTGGTTGCTTCGGTCCATGGCTACGGCGGCTATGGCGACGGCAAGCTCAGGGTTGGGTTCTACAAGGATTCGTGCCCGGACGCCGAGGCGATCGTCCGGGAGATTGTCGCCAAGGCCGTCCACAAGGACCCGACGGCGAACGCGCCGCTGCTGAGGCTccacttccacgactgcttcgtcagg GGCTGCGAGGGGTCGGTGCTCATCAACTCCACCAAGGGGAACACGGCGGAGAAGGACGCCAAGCCCAACCACACGCTGGACGCCTTCGACGTCATCGACGACAtcaaggaggcgctggagaagAGGTGCCCCGGcaccgtctcctgcgccgacatcctcgccatcgccgccaggGACGCCGTCTCGCTG GCTACGAAGGTGGTGGCCAAGGGGGAGTGGAGCAAGGACGGCAACCTGTACGAGGTGGAGACCGGCAGGCGGGACGGCAGCGTCTCCAGCGCCAAGGAGGCCGTCAAGAACTTGCCCGACTCATTCGATGGAATCCGGAAGCTTATCAAGAGGTTTGCATCCAAGAACCTCAGCCTCAAGGATCTGACTGTTCTATCAG GTGCCCACGCGATCGGCAAGTCGCACTGCCCGTCGATCGCCAAGCGGCTGCGCAACTTCACCGAGAACCGGGACAGCGACCCGACCCTGGACAGGGCGTACGCCGACAGGCTCAGGCGGCGGTGCTGGAGGCCCAAGGACAAGACGACGGAGCTGGAGATGGTGCCGGGGAGCTCGGAGACGTTCGACACGGCGTACTACGGCCTCGTGACCAAGCGGAGGGGCCTCTTCCACTCCGACGAGGCCCTGCTGCGGAACGACGTCACCAAGGGGCTCGTGTACCGGTACAGGGACTCGCCGGAGACGACGTTCTTGAGGGACTTTGGGGTGTCCATGGTGAACATGGGCAGGGTGGGCGTGCTCACCGGCAGCCAGGGGGAGATCAGGAAGAAATGTGCCTTCGTTAATTAG